atgtgaagTGAACcctgcctttttctctcctttgcccaatttcttctccctgccccatgcCCCAGCTCCacccatttttttctgtcctggggTTTCAGCTGTATTTAGTAAGGTCTGGATCAAGGTGGAGACTGGAAGAGTCAAGAGAAGTGGAGAGAAGTGCTTGACCACTGGAGGCTGGTGGCACAGGATGTGGGAATGCAACATGGAGAGAGTGGTGGCTTCCCTGCTCAGTTCCAACCACAGAAGACACTGTGAGGACAGACCATCAAACATGTCAGCTCTCACAGGAAACATTTTGGATCAAAACACCACTCTTCAAAACAAAGTGAGAATTTCTTTAATTCCCATCCTTTGTGACTTCAGTGCAGCTACTCGTGGTGGATACACGATTCAGGCGTGTGTCTCAGCAGAGCGGAAATATTACAGAAGTGTTGTGCTGAATGCTTAAATAATCAACTTGCAACGAAGAGCATTCGCAGGAGTGCACACTGTGATACACATTATACGCTGCTTCTTGCTGGTGGGACAGTACCCTGCAATCAGACCCCACAGATGGGCTCATATAATGTTTGCTGACTCTCAAACTTTTTCTGTATGTAAAAAATCACTTACACCCCATTTTCAGCATCATATGCCAGATGCTAGCCTGTCTTTGAATGGCTGAATTCTTGCCTTTTTACAACACGTTGCAAAATTGATTCTGACTGAAGCACAGAATTTACAGCAATTTAGGAGAAGAGTGAAGACTGTGCCTGATGAACCCCCCAACCAAGTCAGCGTTCTGAGAGGAGGACACCCCAGTTGGGCAGTGCAGTCCCTTCAGATCAGGCCAGGCTTGTGTAGCTTGGGTTTCATTGAGAAGCATGTAGCCATCTGAACCATGCACTGAGAACCAGATTCTGCTGTGATGGGGGATTTTTGCTGTGACCATCTGGCAGGGGACTTAAAATCTTAATGGTCGTTGAAATTTGGGAGGAAACATCAGAAGTTAAAATGCCTGGTATTTTGGAGGCGTAATGCTACTAACTCATTAGTTCACAGCTGCCCTGACATTTTGTCGACTGGAGAAGGGAGCTGCGCAACTCAGGATCAACACAGTAAATACCGAATGACAAAATGACTTGGCCACACCACTGCTTCGGTATAGTTTGATCTCGGTAACAGAGATCTCTGGTGGTGTCTCTCTGTGGGGATGTTTCCAGGGTGGTCTCTGCAGGGTGAGGATTTTgcagctgggggaagaggagagaaaaggacaTCCTAGCTGGAGAAATAAGAGCATCTGTGAAGAAGCTGGCTGAGCAGCGCAGGAGCTGCAAGAACATTTACTTGATTCCCCGTTTCTGAAGAAAGGTCAGCAGCAGCTATTGTGGTGTGGTGATGATTTATTCAGCCCAGCTGCTGGTGAAGGCTTGGACTAAGCTGTAGggcttcctcctgcttttcagtgTCTGTTGTTACACATACAGGAAACACCTCGAGGGGGTCAGGCAGAGAAACGTGCTTAATTTGAAATCCAGCAGCTTGAAACGGTGTCAGAGCTGGTGGGGCAGCAAGCAGAGACCAGAGGGCAGTGTTGTGGCTGTGTGCTGCAGCCTTCAGCATCCCCTCAGGCACTTCTCAGTCCCGAAGTTCAGCTCTGAAACATACATTGACTACTCAAGGGAGCCAGCGAGTGGCTGGTTCGCTTTTGTGTTATTATGGGCTGCATGGAGAATTTGATTTATTAGTGAATCGGAGAGAACTGGTAAATGATATTAGATACTAGGTTTCATTATGTATTTGGGCTCTGAACAGGGTAGGTGGGCTTCAAAAACACAAGACAGCTCTCCTGGGTGTGCTTCTGTCTGCGTACAGCTCAGACACCAGTGAGGCGGTGTGATGTGCACACGCGTGGAGCTTCTGAAAGCAGCCAGCCTCGGGTTTTTGGTTGGGCAGCTGCGCAAGCGTGGCACCTGCCCAGGGCCTGTCCATCCCCTGTCCTTCAGCAGCATGGATGTTGCTGCTGTCACTCAGCTCCAAAAAAGGCCCACGTAGGTCATTCCTGAACCATGTGGCGCTGGTACGCTGCCAGCCAACGAGCTTGTCAGAGAGGTGCAGGGTGGACATGCTGAGTAGAAACAGATTggataattttttcttaatttccatttcttcaaGATGCTTCTGCCCTGGTCTGTGCCTTTAGAAGTGTGACGCTCATTGGTGCTGAGCCCATCCCGCTGCGGGACAGACAACATCATCACACGGCCAAGATGGTAGCATTTAACTGGAAGGTGAGGATGTTTCACATTCATAAAGTAGCGGGTTACTGCTCTTCCAAGCAGATGCATGTCAGGTGTGGCTGGGTGGGTCCTGTGTTTAAAGATGGCTCCCTTGCCTGGGTGAAGGTCGTTTAACCAGCACACTCTCTGCACCTCAGGGACAGAGGACTTGTTGTCCTTTCCTGCCGTACAGGCTTGCACCTTGTGGGCTGGCCCCAGTTCTTGCTGTCGGGGCCTTGCACTGTAGACCTGAGCACAGCGCTGGTAGGCGAGCTCTGCTCTGCTTGCCTCTGCTCCTCCCAGCTTTCCTCTTTCCAGGCTTTTCTCTGGCTGCTCTTTCCTCAGCTCCTTTCATTACTGGAGGGTGTTTTCTCCATTATGTCTTTTAGTGTATTAGGGCCATAAACACTCTGCAGGGTACGTGGTGTAAGGCACAGAAACGTTTGAGCAAGTACCTCATGCATTAACAGTTTTAACATGTTACATCAGACCATTTATCAAGAAAGCAATGCTAACCCAAAGCCTTGGCTTTACCTTTCTGGTGTTGCAGAGCTGTGGTTTAAAGAGATTGCCACTTTTAACATGTGGGGAGATTGACAGAGGATGatggtttttttgcaaaattagAGGAGAGTGGCCTGATGTCAAAGGTAACGTGTAGCTTGTAGAAATCAGCATTATGAAAGACCCCACTTGAGCCTCTGATTTGTGAACTTTAAGGGGACACACTAATGGTGTATGGATACAAGGCTTTTTCTAAATTCACTAGCTTTACAATGGCCAAACAGCTTTATGAGGTGCTGGAAGGCCTGCTGAGGGTACAGGGGGGTACTGGGAGTCTTGCTAAGGGGGAGCTGGCACTGTGAACTGAAAGACCAGACCCATCCTGCAGGCTAGGTGGCTCTTTGAAACAGTGTGCTGGGAAGTTCATGTACCTTCAATATCCTTCTGGAATTGGTATCTCAGTCACTGAGTGCCCGTGCTGCTCTTGTTATATTTGTGTTCTGAGTTCACAGTGTTagccatttgcattttattttccactcGATGTGCATCTACAGTAGCATGCTTTTATAGCATTGAAATATGTTGTGCAATTTCAGTGGTTCCAGGCATTAAAAACTCCTGAAACTAAGTCACTGGAGGCTGtgggtatttttaattttcttccagtttaaaggcCTTTATCTATACCTTCCAGATCTGGGCAAGTTAATTGCAAAACTACCATAGATTAAAATTTCTAGGAGCACAAAAGTGTCTTTGGGGATCACATCTGATAGCTGATATGCACGGATCCATCACTCATTAGAATTATTCAGAAGTGTTTCCACTTTTACAATTATCCTTAGATATTCAGTTCTTCGCCTTTTTCAGCTCTAGATCATGCCAGTATTCCGTTTGCTGTAAAGcaagcaaaagcaacaaaaacctgTTCAAAGGGGCTTCATATACAAACTTGAGTGAAGTGAACTTCGTTTGGTCCTTTCCCCTAGACATTGATCTGCCTAGTTTAAAGtatcctacaaaaaaaaaaaagaatgaacaggGGAGCATTACCATTGTTTTGAATAATGCTGTTGCTGTAGGAAGCTGTATCGCATCCCTGTAGATTCATTTTTAATTGTCCAAGTGTTCCAGTAACtgcttaaaaatactgttttacattTCAGGCTTTGGAGAATTTCCCATTGCTGATGTACATTTTGGCAGCTAAAACATTGATTCTTTGCTTAGCGTTTGCTGGAGTGAAAATGTACCAGAgcaaaaaaattgaagaaaaactgaagaggGAACGTGAAGAGAAATCgaaaagagaagcagagaagaaggaTGATTGAAGAGTCTCTCAGGTATAGAATTTATTTGACATCTGGGTGTTCGATAATGGCATTGACGTATCAATCCCATTAAGTTTTGACTTGGATGCATTTGGATTGTGCAATTAGAACTAGCCCATTATCTGAGTTCTTGTAATATTTGCCTCCTGTGATGTTTCAGTGTATTTGCACAGCTGTATCATGCCCATTCTTTGTAGGAATTGCAGTTACCACCACAAAACTTGGCAGCCATGGTTCGTGATTTAGGAGATCTTAGCACAGCGTTCCTTCTCTGCTCTTAATCTCCCTGAATTTTTACGCCCAACCAATTGCACAGGAAGTCCCAATGCATAAAGAGATGGTTAAATTGGGCAAAAAATGCATGAGAGGCATGACAGACAAGATGATGCAATAAGACTTCTTGGCCTTAAGTGACATAATTAAGATCATCATTAATCATAATTAAGAATCAGCCATTCCGTATTAGTTAAATACATGACAAGTAGATGGTTTAGCTGGAAGGGCCAAATCTCATGCCACGGAACTTCCCAAGGTAACAGAGATGCTACAGGTTATGCTATGTAACATCCACCAGACACGCTTCACTGAGAAAAACTGACATCTTTCTGcataaaaaagcaaaacgaaTATTACCAAATTTCTTAAAGTTTTGAGTTTTCATTCCCCATGGGCTGAATTCCTTCCCTCGTCTTTCAAAGTTTAAACAATCGTTGCCTTATTGGATCAAGTCTGTTAGCAAAATGAATGCTGACTAGTGCTAAGATTGTATTCCCTGACTTGTTTGGTATGTGATTTTTGTATCAGTTCATTTCACATCTCtctgttctgcagaaaaatggGAATTCTATTCCTGCCTGCCCTTTGTAAGCTCAGTGGGAGTTTGATGTAATGTTACTCTTTATTAAACTAAAAAACTTAACTTTCCCTTTTTGGGGTCATCACCTCACATAATGAAGAGAGTTTCAGTTTTTAGAAATGTTTACTAGTTTTGATTTCAAACCTatcactgatttattttgcaCATCAAGGATTGGAAATTGTGACTAGAAATGGGACTCTGGAAATAACCATGGGAACGAAGTGGCTTATTCAcatagaagaaacaaaaaaaacaaaggtgTTTTTCAGTCTCCTGTTTACATCAGACTGAGGACTTGTCTCTGGGCAGACTTGTGccattttaaacttttattttaaatcagtttcGCTAGCCACTGGAAAATGCTGTGAGAACACTTCTTTCCATTTTTGCAGTAAGTCAGAGTAAGTTATATAGAGTTTTATTGCTAAACAAATGAGAGGTGGGCTGCCCTGTAAGCGAGCAACCTGTAATGAGCAGACCATACTGTGCTGCGTGTGCAGCGCTGGGTCCCAGGGAGTTCTGCCTGGCAGAGTACACATCCCAAGGGATTGCTGCGCCAGGGTAACGAGCTCATCCCACAAGGCCTCTGTGTCCAGCAGCGTGACGTTGACCTTGTTGAATGACTGGCATTAAAGCATCtttgattttgcagaaaatatCCTAGTTGCCCCGTCACCTGGTGTTGCCCACCAGAGGCCCAGTCCTTCCTAAATTCTGCCATCTCTCCGACTGTCGGCCATGTCTCTCTATAATGGGATTGTGAGAAGGGGTGAATTCTCCTGCCCTAAAGATGTTCTTTGGTGTCAGCATGGCAGAGCCGCGATTAGCTCCGATTGCAGTGTGCCACGTGGGCAGGCAGATTTAGCCCCTGCGCTGCCAGCGTATCATGcctgctgttctcactgctgtTTCCCCACCCTGCAGATTTTCTGACACTTGGCAGCTTGCATTGGATTCCTTTCCTGGGAGAATGAAGCCTTCCTGTAGATGAAGGATGTGTCAAAGGAATAAAACCCTCAAGAGTAACATTCACTTGAACGATATCTCAACTTTTTATACCTACAGCAAAATATCTAAGCCTCTATTTATGCAATAAAAAaacctttgttaaaaaaaacagcaatggCCTTGGTTGCTGCTTACTCAAATGCTACAGTTAGAGCTGCAGGGGAGGCAGTTTTTAAATACTAGCTGCAAGGAGGTGGCtggttttaaagagaaaaatactgcaTCCGTGAGGGGTGTGTACAAGGTTGATGGACAGACAGGAGGAAATGGGGAGGACTCTATGCAACTTCTTCAGAGCAACTGCTTTCCTGCAGGGGTGTAAATCTGAAACTTGTGGGCCCTTTATTGAATCCAGATGAACAAGCGCACAGGAGAGGAGCTTTTCCGGGCAGGTCTTTCTGAAACCCCTTTCCATACTTACGACTTCCTTAGAGTAATGCAAATCACAGTGTCAGTGTGAAAACCTTTGAGGAAGCTTCATGCTAGAAGGTTTCTTACATTATTTTGCTATGCACAGTATCTAAGAACTGCGTATGGCTCTACTTACTACTCGGCCTGTGAAGCAGAGGGGGTTTTCATGACCATTACTAGCTATTCCTGCATGTGTAATAACACCAAACCCTGGAGGATAAGCTAATATGGTCACGGTAGGATAATCaacagagcagatttttttcacagaaataaaagcttagCCATGTGTAGCAGTGCCAACAGGTACATTTGCCTTCACGTTTCCATTATAAAGCACTTCCTAGATCCTGGTATCTTCTGGAAGTTAAGGTGAAGCTGAAATCCAACagtggagaggggagaggagggaagaggagaggtggAGGGCCCTTGGAGAAGTCTTGGGAGCCCCAGCAGGATGCGGGATGCCTCTGGGATGGCtcgctcctgccctctccctgcgGCTGCGGGCTGAGGTGATGGCTGTGGTCACAGCAGCGCAGGCTGCTGCCATATCCCCCTTTCCAGCATTACCTTAGTTTATGTGCAGCCGATACAGCTGATGCTCAGAGGGCTCTCGCTGTGGTGGAGTTACTCACCAGGAAAGGCAGTGGTTTTTAAAATCTCGCTGTTCATGCGGTCACCTTGGTGTCTGGGGAATATAAGCATTGCAGAAAGCCATTCCCGGGATACAGGAATATCCTTGCTACAGCAGCCTCAGGACTGCCAGGCTGGGGAATTCGTGGTGCCATTGTAAACCAGCAGTTTCCCTCTACAGGCTCGGCAGTCATCTCTCTATGCAAAGCTGGAATTGAATGGTAATTTAATTAAATGGCTCTGTGGTGTTCAGTGAGGACAGACTCTGCTAACCACCTCCATTAAACAGCTGTTGAGGGAAAGGCGCCAAGGTACTTAGCTAAGCCACACGCCCAAACCTTAACAGGAAATTGTCAAGCCTGTGTAGTGTCCACCAGCTTCAAAAGTAAGCAATGTCTTGGCTCCACGCAGCCCCCGCTTGCCTTTGAATATTGGCCCAAATCTAGATTTTTTCAGACTCTCAACCAAGAGTAGATTTTTCTAAACCAAGAGTAAtgatgagtttattttttttggttttaacacTGAAAGCAGAGGTATTCTCTGCTTCAATACAGTTGCTCTGTAAGCAGAATCAAAGGTTTACAATCTCCCTTTAACACAAGTCATTTAGGATCAAAGCAATTGGGCACCAACTGGGCACCATTTAGCACCCAAAGCAATCAAGACTGGTATTAAAATCTGGGGGCCCTACCTTGCCAAACATGCGCAAGAAGGGAATT
Above is a window of Larus michahellis chromosome 1, bLarMic1.1, whole genome shotgun sequence DNA encoding:
- the SMIM11 gene encoding small integral membrane protein 11, whose translation is MVAFNWKALENFPLLMYILAAKTLILCLAFAGVKMYQSKKIEEKLKREREEKSKREAEKKDD